One Glaciihabitans arcticus DNA window includes the following coding sequences:
- a CDS encoding AMP-binding protein, translating to MVFTSPLPSVAIPELSVFDFLFGSIEGHDLDRVALVDGGSGAETSYGQLIGQIHAVAGALAARGIGLGDVVALHAPNTPAFAAVFHGILRAGATATTVNALYTADDVASQLRDSGAKLLFTVSPLLPQAFEAASAVGLGSDDIVVLDGAEGYQSLRDLLGAGNPDPNVTFDAAETVAVLPYSSGTTARPKGVILTHRNLVANVAQSQPLITIGADDRVLAVLPFFHIYGMTVLLNLALSTRAALVTMPRFDLPEFLRIIQDHRITFVFIAPPIAVALAKHPLVDDYDLSSLNVVFSGAAPLDGALGAAVASRLDCVVRQGYGMSEMSPVSHAIPIDRDDIPLSSVGITLPNIECRLIDPATGEDIDVPAHGVSEAGELLCRGPNIMRGYLGNDEATRATLDDDGFLHTGDIATVSAEGFVTVVDRLKELIKYKGYQVAPAELEALLLTHPLIADAAVVGAHDADGEEVPKAFVVLQAGADLGADAVMAFVEERVAPYKKVRQVEFIDAIPKSASGKILRKDLRAGTPA from the coding sequence GTGGTATTCACCAGCCCCCTTCCGTCCGTTGCGATTCCCGAGCTCAGCGTCTTCGACTTCCTGTTCGGGTCGATCGAGGGGCATGATCTCGACCGGGTCGCGCTCGTCGACGGTGGGAGTGGCGCCGAGACCAGCTACGGCCAACTGATCGGGCAGATCCACGCCGTCGCGGGTGCCCTGGCGGCCCGCGGCATCGGACTCGGCGACGTGGTCGCGCTGCACGCCCCGAACACCCCGGCGTTCGCTGCCGTCTTCCACGGCATCCTGCGCGCAGGCGCGACAGCGACGACTGTGAACGCGTTGTACACCGCCGACGATGTGGCGTCACAACTGCGCGACTCCGGAGCGAAGCTATTGTTCACGGTCTCGCCGCTCCTTCCGCAGGCGTTCGAGGCGGCTTCCGCGGTCGGCTTGGGATCCGATGACATCGTTGTGCTCGACGGGGCGGAGGGGTACCAGTCCCTGCGTGACCTGCTGGGCGCGGGTAACCCGGACCCGAACGTCACGTTCGATGCCGCTGAGACGGTGGCGGTGCTGCCGTACTCGTCGGGCACGACAGCGCGGCCGAAGGGCGTCATCCTGACCCATCGCAACCTCGTCGCCAACGTGGCCCAGTCGCAGCCGCTCATCACCATCGGGGCCGATGACCGGGTTCTTGCCGTGCTGCCGTTCTTTCACATCTACGGGATGACCGTGCTGCTCAATCTCGCGCTGTCGACCCGTGCCGCGCTCGTGACGATGCCGCGTTTTGACCTGCCCGAGTTCCTGCGCATCATCCAGGATCACCGCATCACCTTCGTCTTCATCGCCCCACCGATCGCGGTGGCGCTCGCGAAGCACCCGCTCGTCGACGACTACGACCTATCGAGCCTGAACGTCGTCTTCTCCGGCGCTGCTCCTCTCGACGGAGCGCTCGGAGCAGCGGTGGCGTCTCGGCTCGACTGCGTGGTGCGACAGGGCTACGGCATGAGCGAGATGAGCCCGGTGTCGCACGCGATCCCGATCGACCGGGATGATATTCCGCTCAGCTCGGTGGGCATCACGCTGCCGAACATCGAGTGCCGCCTCATCGACCCGGCGACCGGCGAGGACATCGATGTTCCCGCGCACGGAGTGAGCGAGGCGGGCGAGCTGCTCTGCCGTGGGCCGAACATCATGCGCGGCTACCTCGGCAACGACGAGGCAACCCGCGCGACGCTCGACGACGACGGCTTCCTGCACACGGGAGACATTGCCACGGTTTCCGCAGAAGGCTTCGTCACCGTCGTCGACCGGCTGAAAGAGCTCATCAAGTACAAGGGCTATCAGGTCGCTCCGGCCGAGCTCGAGGCGCTGCTCCTCACCCACCCGTTGATCGCGGATGCCGCGGTCGTCGGGGCGCACGACGCCGACGGTGAAGAGGTGCCGAAAGCGTTTGTTGTGCTCCAGGCGGGTGCGGATCTCGGCGCCGACGCGGTGATGGCGTTCGTCGAGGAGCGAGTGGCCCCGTACAAGAAGGTGCGGCAGGTCGAGTTCATCGACGCGATCCCCAAGTCTGCCTCGGGCAAGATCCTGCGCAAGGACCTGCGGGCCGGCACTCCCGCATGA
- a CDS encoding VOC family protein: MAVALGNFTFYADDPVALSAFWSDVFGYPRATFDGALKEHLLANGLTEEDLLSRGLAEDPEGRGPRLFFHHADGPKVGRNRIHFDINAVAGRKPTTEEFEAEKDRIVGLGASVVRLVEQEWGPWPERYYQMRDPEGNEFCLQG; this comes from the coding sequence ATGGCTGTTGCATTGGGAAACTTCACGTTTTACGCCGACGACCCCGTTGCCCTGTCCGCCTTCTGGTCAGACGTCTTCGGGTACCCGCGAGCGACCTTCGACGGCGCTCTCAAGGAGCACCTGCTCGCCAACGGGCTCACCGAGGAGGACCTGCTCTCACGCGGGCTCGCCGAGGATCCGGAGGGTAGGGGACCGCGACTGTTCTTCCACCACGCCGACGGACCGAAGGTGGGGCGCAACCGCATCCACTTCGACATCAACGCCGTTGCCGGCCGCAAGCCGACCACAGAGGAGTTCGAGGCGGAGAAGGATCGCATCGTCGGGCTCGGCGCGAGCGTTGTGCGGCTCGTCGAACAGGAGTGGGGTCCCTGGCCTGAGCGGTACTACCAGATGCGTGATCCTGAGGGAAACGAATTCTGTCTTCAGGGCTGA
- a CDS encoding MurT ligase domain-containing protein, with the protein MRVLLTIWVAKLAGLAIRVLGRAGTHTPGLIARKLHPGIIGALRHPSRVIAVTGTNGKTTVSNLLTDALEAQGLTVASNRNGSNIAAGVASLLIGAVSWTGKPRVDVAVVEMDERSARLILPGLAPEVLVCMNLTRDSIKRNAHPDYIAWILSSALSESTSLVLNADDLIASSLGTDNNPRVYFAVDRLPSDSDRPSGAAVDVGICPVCDHTLDWDYWRFNHIGRVRCPNCGFRSPEAAYRAHSVDAERSRVTLELDGESREARLINANIVNVYNEIAVAAVLDRIGLQRDAIVEVFDHIQPPTTRSAVEEINGVKLVRLLTKGLVGVACSRSFEHVASFLGRKAIVLTVDEVSERVTDVENTAWIYDADYEYLADDSISQIVVGGVRRHDHALRLAIAGVDPARIVTIESETGAADRLDLMGVDDVFNLHSVHNAVSTGTVVQERLRARLGEIS; encoded by the coding sequence GTGCGCGTACTGCTCACGATCTGGGTGGCCAAGCTCGCCGGGCTCGCGATTCGCGTGCTCGGGCGAGCGGGCACCCACACTCCTGGCCTGATCGCCCGCAAGCTTCATCCCGGAATCATCGGCGCGCTCCGGCACCCTTCACGGGTGATAGCGGTGACAGGCACCAACGGCAAGACCACGGTGTCGAACCTGCTCACCGACGCGCTCGAGGCGCAGGGGCTGACCGTGGCAAGTAACCGCAACGGGTCGAACATCGCCGCCGGGGTTGCCTCGCTGCTGATCGGGGCGGTCTCCTGGACCGGAAAACCGCGCGTCGACGTTGCCGTCGTCGAGATGGATGAGCGTTCCGCGCGCCTGATCCTGCCGGGTCTCGCGCCCGAGGTGCTGGTGTGCATGAATCTCACGCGCGACTCGATCAAGCGGAACGCGCATCCCGACTACATCGCCTGGATTCTCTCCTCGGCGCTGTCGGAGTCCACCAGCCTCGTGCTGAACGCCGACGACCTGATCGCATCCTCGCTCGGCACGGACAACAACCCCCGCGTGTACTTCGCCGTCGACCGGCTGCCGTCCGACTCCGACCGTCCGAGCGGCGCGGCCGTCGACGTGGGTATCTGCCCGGTGTGCGACCACACACTCGACTGGGATTACTGGCGCTTCAACCACATCGGCCGGGTGCGCTGCCCGAACTGCGGGTTCCGCTCGCCCGAGGCCGCCTACCGCGCGCACTCCGTCGACGCCGAGCGCAGCCGGGTCACCCTCGAGCTCGACGGCGAGAGCCGCGAGGCCCGTCTCATCAACGCCAACATCGTGAACGTCTACAACGAGATCGCAGTCGCCGCCGTGCTCGATCGCATCGGCCTGCAGCGCGACGCGATCGTCGAGGTCTTCGACCACATCCAGCCGCCCACGACCCGCTCGGCCGTCGAGGAGATCAACGGCGTGAAGCTCGTGCGCCTGCTGACCAAGGGACTCGTGGGGGTTGCGTGTTCGCGATCGTTCGAGCACGTGGCATCCTTTCTCGGCAGAAAGGCCATTGTGCTCACCGTCGACGAGGTCAGCGAGCGCGTGACCGATGTCGAGAACACGGCCTGGATCTATGACGCCGACTACGAGTACCTCGCCGACGATTCGATCAGCCAGATCGTCGTCGGGGGAGTGCGCCGTCACGATCACGCCCTGCGCCTCGCGATCGCCGGTGTCGACCCCGCGCGCATCGTCACGATCGAGTCCGAGACCGGAGCTGCCGATCGCCTTGACCTGATGGGTGTGGATGACGTGTTCAACCTGCACAGCGTCCACAACGCGGTCAGTACCGGCACGGTCGTCCAAGAGCGCCTGCGCGCCCGGCTGGGAGAGATCTCGTGA
- a CDS encoding RNA polymerase sigma factor: MATRTKTAPAATEEAPTDVSVDVAVAPEKAAAAKAAPKKAAAAKAPAATKTPAKKAPVKRATKAKGDSDESGEPEDGDDAVVEPVVIPEDDAKTADTDDDDDEDGKTKSTGKDEELPTGALVLSLVDDEDEVPVYSSAITGATADPVKDYLKQIGKVALLNAAEEVELAMRIEAGLFAEDKLSTMTDTEKKSSLGRELTWVAKDGARAKSHLLGANLRLVVSLAKRYTGRGMQFLDLIQEGNLGLIRAVEKFDYTKGFKFSTYATWWIRQAITRAMADQARTIRIPVHMVEVINKLARVQRQMLQDLGREPTPEELSRELDMTPEKVVEVQKYGREPISLHTPLGEDGDSEFGDLIEDTEAVVPADAVGFTMLQKQLESLLDSLSEREAGVIRMRFGLGDGMPKTLDQIGDTFGVTRERIRQIESKTMAKLRHPSRSQSLRDYLE, encoded by the coding sequence ATGGCAACCCGTACCAAGACTGCCCCCGCAGCAACAGAAGAAGCGCCCACCGACGTCAGTGTCGACGTTGCAGTAGCGCCCGAGAAGGCAGCAGCAGCTAAGGCGGCCCCTAAGAAGGCTGCTGCCGCCAAGGCTCCCGCCGCAACAAAGACGCCGGCCAAGAAGGCGCCCGTCAAGCGCGCCACCAAGGCCAAGGGTGACAGCGACGAGTCGGGCGAGCCGGAAGACGGCGACGACGCCGTTGTCGAGCCGGTGGTCATCCCCGAAGACGACGCCAAGACCGCCGACACCGACGACGACGACGACGAGGACGGCAAGACCAAGTCCACCGGCAAGGATGAGGAGCTGCCCACGGGCGCTCTCGTGCTCTCCCTCGTCGACGATGAGGATGAGGTTCCCGTCTACTCATCCGCGATCACCGGCGCAACCGCCGACCCGGTCAAGGACTACCTGAAGCAGATCGGTAAGGTCGCCCTGCTGAACGCGGCCGAGGAGGTCGAGCTCGCGATGCGCATCGAGGCCGGCCTGTTCGCCGAAGACAAGCTCTCCACGATGACAGACACCGAGAAGAAGTCCTCGCTCGGTCGTGAGCTGACCTGGGTCGCCAAGGACGGTGCCCGTGCCAAGAGCCACCTGCTCGGCGCCAACCTCCGACTCGTCGTCTCGCTGGCCAAGCGCTACACCGGTCGCGGGATGCAGTTCCTCGACCTCATCCAGGAGGGCAACCTGGGCCTCATCCGTGCTGTCGAGAAGTTCGACTACACGAAGGGCTTCAAGTTCTCCACCTACGCGACGTGGTGGATCCGCCAGGCGATCACCCGCGCCATGGCCGACCAGGCGCGCACGATCCGCATCCCGGTTCACATGGTCGAGGTCATCAACAAGCTCGCGCGCGTGCAGCGTCAGATGCTGCAGGATCTCGGTCGCGAACCCACGCCCGAGGAGCTCAGCCGCGAGCTGGACATGACGCCCGAGAAGGTCGTCGAGGTTCAGAAGTACGGTCGCGAGCCGATCTCCCTGCACACACCGCTCGGTGAAGACGGCGACAGCGAGTTCGGTGACCTCATCGAGGACACCGAAGCCGTTGTCCCGGCCGACGCCGTGGGCTTCACGATGCTGCAGAAGCAGCTCGAGAGCCTGCTCGACTCGCTCTCCGAGCGTGAGGCCGGCGTGATCCGCATGCGCTTCGGCCTCGGCGACGGTATGCCGAAGACCCTCGACCAGATTGGTGACACGTTCGGTGTGACGCGCGAGCGCATCCGCCAGATCGAGTCGAAGACGATGGCCAAGCTGCGTCACCCCTCGCGGTCGCAGTCACTTCGCGACTACCTCGAGTAG
- a CDS encoding MFS transporter — protein sequence MNSRRAWIVFTVGVFAYVIAVLQRTSLGVAGVDATERFEVQAALLSTLAVVQLVVYAALQVPVGVILDRVGPRRLILIGAALMAIGQITMALAPNIVVAIIGRILVGAGDAMTFVPVSKLVASWFSGRTLPFLTQSMGTVGQFGQVLSAIPLSALLHQQGWTTAFIAAGSLSVLAFVLVLALVRNAPDDATRPIHTVGSSRALRLLREALARPGTQLGFWSHFVTQSSGTLFTLLWGFPFLSIGLGYGPTTAALLLTLVVATAVVAGPVLGVLSARYPYRRSNIVLGIVISMGLAWLAVLAWPGVPPMWLVIVLIVVIAIGGPGSLIGFDYARTFNPARSLGSASGVVNVGGFLATFVMMFLIGLVLDAVDKANGGTGIPEELYALDSFRLAFLVQFPVVGFGVVFLLVARRRTRRRLHEDEGITVAPLWVAIVRGWRRSS from the coding sequence GTGAACTCCCGTAGAGCCTGGATTGTCTTTACGGTCGGAGTCTTCGCCTACGTCATCGCCGTGCTGCAGCGCACCTCGCTCGGTGTCGCGGGGGTCGATGCGACCGAGCGCTTTGAGGTGCAGGCAGCCCTCCTCTCTACCCTCGCGGTTGTGCAGCTCGTGGTCTATGCCGCGCTGCAGGTGCCGGTGGGCGTCATCCTCGACCGCGTCGGACCGCGGCGACTCATTCTCATCGGCGCTGCCCTCATGGCCATCGGGCAGATCACCATGGCGCTCGCGCCGAACATCGTGGTGGCGATCATCGGGCGCATCCTCGTCGGAGCGGGTGACGCGATGACCTTCGTGCCGGTCTCGAAGCTCGTGGCGTCGTGGTTCAGCGGGCGCACGCTGCCGTTCCTCACTCAGAGCATGGGTACCGTCGGGCAGTTCGGCCAGGTGCTCTCGGCGATCCCGCTGTCGGCGCTGCTGCACCAGCAGGGCTGGACGACGGCGTTCATCGCAGCCGGATCCCTCTCCGTGCTGGCTTTCGTGCTGGTGCTGGCGCTCGTGCGCAATGCTCCGGATGACGCCACCCGCCCCATCCACACCGTGGGCTCCTCGCGTGCGCTGCGGCTTCTGCGCGAGGCTCTCGCCAGGCCGGGAACCCAGCTGGGCTTCTGGTCGCACTTCGTCACGCAGTCTTCGGGCACCCTCTTCACACTGCTCTGGGGCTTCCCCTTCCTTTCGATCGGGCTCGGTTACGGCCCCACGACCGCGGCCCTGCTGCTCACGCTTGTGGTGGCGACCGCGGTGGTCGCCGGCCCCGTGCTCGGGGTGCTGAGTGCCCGCTACCCGTATCGACGCAGCAACATCGTGCTCGGCATCGTGATCTCGATGGGCCTCGCCTGGCTCGCCGTTCTCGCCTGGCCGGGCGTTCCGCCAATGTGGCTCGTGATCGTGCTCATCGTGGTGATCGCGATCGGCGGTCCCGGTTCGCTCATCGGGTTCGACTACGCGCGCACCTTCAACCCTGCACGTAGTCTCGGGTCCGCAAGCGGTGTCGTCAACGTGGGCGGATTCCTCGCGACCTTCGTCATGATGTTCCTCATCGGGCTGGTGCTCGACGCCGTGGACAAGGCGAACGGCGGCACCGGCATCCCCGAGGAGCTGTACGCGCTCGACTCGTTCCGGCTCGCCTTCCTGGTGCAGTTCCCTGTCGTCGGATTCGGTGTGGTCTTCCTGCTCGTGGCACGCCGCCGCACGCGTCGCCGCCTGCACGAGGACGAGGGAATAACCGTGGCCCCCCTTTGGGTTGCAATAGTGCGGGGATGGCGGCGGAGTTCCTAA
- a CDS encoding proteasome assembly chaperone family protein produces the protein MRDPAGLYELSTDWESVPSGLHLVAGLTGFADAGSAVTQLNDYLVSTLDHSVIATFDNDELLDYRARRPTIYFDQDHLSNYEPPELALRLAHDEIGQPFLLLTGYEPDFQWDRFTAAVLELVERFDVQTTTWVHAIPMPVPHTRGMGVTVSGTRSDLAEAMSVWKPHTQVPSNALHHVEYRLQESGREVVGFVLLVPHYLADTTYPVAALTALESVSAATGLIFPTDSVREDGRDFLTKIDNQVGNNAELAKLVTSLEKSHDSYMIDNPMRSPLTDGDGELPTADAIAAELEKFLSIRRSGDDEFRLP, from the coding sequence ATGCGCGATCCTGCAGGCCTGTACGAGCTCTCCACCGACTGGGAGAGCGTGCCCTCCGGTCTGCACCTCGTGGCCGGCCTCACCGGCTTTGCCGACGCCGGCTCGGCGGTGACCCAGCTCAACGACTACCTCGTCTCGACCCTCGACCACAGCGTCATCGCGACGTTCGACAACGACGAGCTGCTCGACTACCGCGCGCGTCGCCCCACCATCTACTTCGACCAGGATCACCTGAGCAATTACGAGCCGCCGGAGCTCGCCCTGCGCCTCGCGCACGACGAGATCGGCCAGCCGTTCCTGCTGCTCACCGGCTACGAGCCCGACTTCCAGTGGGACCGCTTCACTGCGGCCGTGCTCGAACTGGTCGAGCGCTTCGACGTGCAGACCACGACCTGGGTGCACGCCATCCCGATGCCGGTGCCGCACACCCGCGGCATGGGTGTCACGGTGAGCGGCACGCGCTCCGACCTCGCCGAGGCGATGTCGGTGTGGAAGCCGCACACCCAGGTGCCCTCGAACGCACTGCACCACGTCGAATACCGGCTGCAGGAGTCCGGCCGCGAGGTGGTCGGCTTCGTGCTGCTCGTTCCGCACTACCTGGCCGACACGACTTACCCGGTCGCCGCCCTGACCGCGCTCGAGAGTGTGAGCGCCGCAACCGGCCTCATCTTCCCGACCGACAGCGTGCGCGAAGACGGCCGCGACTTCCTCACCAAGATCGACAACCAGGTGGGCAACAACGCCGAACTCGCCAAGCTGGTCACTTCGCTCGAGAAGAGCCACGACAGCTACATGATCGACAATCCGATGCGCTCGCCCCTCACCGACGGTGACGGCGAACTGCCGACCGCCGATGCGATCGCGGCAGAGCTGGAGAAGTTCCTCTCCATCCGGCGCTCGGGCGACGACGAGTTCCGGCTGCCGTAA